From a single Bacillus sp. NEB1478 genomic region:
- a CDS encoding cupredoxin domain-containing protein, with the protein MLKKSLWLAMIAILAVGLLAACGGGKDKKESTKKAEETVTIEAKNFEFDKKEYKIPANKDVALKLKNVEGSHGLMVEGEDVNISGDNSDVVNLKPGEYTIRCSVPCGQGHANMVSKLVVE; encoded by the coding sequence ATGTTGAAAAAATCATTATGGCTTGCAATGATTGCAATCCTAGCTGTTGGTTTGTTAGCAGCTTGCGGTGGCGGAAAAGATAAAAAGGAAAGCACGAAAAAAGCAGAAGAAACAGTAACAATTGAAGCAAAGAATTTTGAATTTGATAAAAAAGAGTATAAGATTCCAGCGAACAAAGACGTTGCACTTAAACTTAAAAATGTAGAAGGCAGCCATGGCTTGATGGTTGAAGGAGAAGATGTGAATATCTCTGGAGACAATTCCGACGTGGTGAACCTTAAGCCAGGTGAATATACAATTCGCTGTTCAGTTCCATGTGGACAAGGACACGCTAATATGGTGTCAAAACTAGTAGTTGAATAA
- a CDS encoding thermonuclease family protein: MKKYFSLWLVITSALLFVLAGCSQSSENNGRIPVKVLKVVDGDTIHVELDGKNETVRFLLVDTPESVHPNKPVQPFSKEASNYTKKLLSQSSNVELELGIGERDKYGRLLAYVYADGKSVQEALLEKGLARVAYVFEPNTKYIDEYREIQSKAQKQAIGIWSLENYASEDGFDSDQKTTEESASKKAESVTNGNCTIKGNINSSGDKIYHVESGRYYKITKPEKWFCSEKEAVDAGFRKSQQ, encoded by the coding sequence ATGAAAAAATATTTTAGTTTATGGCTGGTGATTACATCAGCCCTCTTGTTTGTTCTAGCAGGCTGCAGCCAATCTAGTGAAAACAATGGAAGAATACCTGTAAAAGTATTGAAAGTTGTGGACGGCGATACAATCCATGTTGAATTGGATGGAAAAAACGAGACCGTCAGATTCCTTCTAGTCGATACTCCTGAAAGTGTTCATCCGAACAAACCTGTTCAGCCTTTTAGTAAAGAAGCAAGCAATTATACGAAAAAATTATTATCTCAGAGTTCTAATGTTGAACTGGAACTCGGGATCGGTGAACGGGATAAGTATGGAAGATTGTTAGCTTACGTGTATGCTGATGGGAAAAGTGTTCAAGAAGCATTATTAGAAAAAGGACTTGCGCGTGTTGCCTATGTGTTTGAACCAAACACGAAGTACATAGATGAATATCGAGAAATTCAAAGCAAAGCCCAAAAACAAGCGATCGGAATTTGGAGTTTAGAAAATTATGCTTCAGAAGATGGTTTCGATTCTGACCAAAAAACAACTGAAGAATCGGCATCTAAAAAAGCAGAATCTGTCACTAATGGAAACTGTACAATTAAGGGGAATATCAATTCTTCGGGTGATAAAATTTATCACGTTGAAAGCGGCCGGTATTACAAAATAACAAAGCCGGAAAAGTGGTTTTGTTCTGAAAAAGAGGCTGTTGATGCTGGGTTTAGAAAATCGCAGCAATAA
- a CDS encoding HesB-like (seleno)protein — protein MEITLSAKNYIQEVLELNDANGIRVYFSGMGUGGPKLGLALDEPETTDIIEEINGIRVAFDPRIKDQTTTLKLDFEDSSSGAGLIMLGQNDCC, from the coding sequence ATGGAAATTACATTGAGCGCAAAAAATTACATCCAAGAAGTGCTTGAGCTTAATGATGCAAATGGTATTCGAGTTTACTTCTCAGGTATGGGCTGAGGTGGTCCAAAGCTAGGACTGGCTCTGGATGAGCCTGAAACGACTGATATCATTGAAGAAATTAACGGAATTCGTGTCGCGTTCGATCCAAGAATAAAAGATCAGACTACTACACTAAAACTTGATTTTGAAGACTCAAGTTCTGGTGCAGGACTTATCATGCTTGGGCAAAACGACTGCTGCTAA
- a CDS encoding DedA family protein, translating into MKELVISLLEWIMSLGHLGIALGLMIEVIPSELVLSYGGYMVAKGHLNFTGAVIAGTIGGTIAQLFLYWMGYYGGRPFLEKYGKYILISKKQIDLSEKWFTKYGAGVIFFARFIPVVRHAISIPAGIAKMSFAKFTFYTTVAIIPWSILFIELGSRLGSNWEDIKTYAAPYTRGFMVAAVVILFVLIVYKVKKKK; encoded by the coding sequence ATGAAAGAATTAGTCATTTCGTTATTAGAATGGATTATGAGTTTAGGTCACCTTGGCATCGCACTTGGCCTTATGATCGAAGTGATTCCAAGTGAATTAGTGCTATCATATGGTGGATATATGGTTGCAAAAGGACACTTGAATTTTACAGGAGCAGTCATTGCCGGTACAATCGGCGGAACCATAGCACAGCTGTTTTTATATTGGATGGGTTACTATGGCGGTCGTCCGTTCTTAGAAAAATACGGAAAGTACATCTTGATTTCTAAAAAGCAAATTGATCTTTCGGAAAAATGGTTCACGAAGTATGGAGCAGGGGTTATCTTTTTTGCAAGATTTATTCCTGTTGTACGACATGCGATCAGCATTCCCGCTGGGATCGCAAAAATGTCGTTTGCTAAGTTTACCTTCTATACAACGGTAGCGATCATCCCGTGGTCGATTCTTTTTATCGAACTTGGAAGCCGGCTCGGCAGTAACTGGGAAGATATTAAAACATATGCGGCACCTTATACAAGAGGATTCATGGTTGCTGCAGTCGTTATATTATTCGTTTTGATTGTGTATAAAGTGAAAAAGAAGAAGTAG
- a CDS encoding CBS domain-containing protein, producing the protein MNIAFYLLPKDEVKFLNPEATVRQALEKLSYHKYTSVPLVSEEGHYIGTLTEGDLLWKLREALETSYEEVIKTKLTNVPQRVNNISVSINSNMEDLITLSTDQNFIPVTDDNGYFIGIIRRRDIIKYCANLIWNKEVAKD; encoded by the coding sequence ATGAATATTGCTTTTTATTTGTTGCCGAAAGACGAAGTGAAATTCTTAAATCCCGAAGCAACGGTGAGGCAGGCATTAGAGAAGTTATCGTATCACAAATATACTTCTGTGCCGCTCGTATCAGAAGAAGGCCATTATATCGGAACCTTAACAGAAGGCGATCTACTCTGGAAACTAAGAGAAGCACTTGAAACGAGTTATGAAGAAGTAATAAAGACAAAGTTAACAAATGTACCCCAGCGGGTCAATAACATTTCAGTTTCGATCAACTCGAATATGGAAGACCTGATTACTTTGTCAACGGATCAAAACTTTATTCCAGTGACCGATGATAACGGTTATTTTATCGGGATTATTAGAAGAAGAGACATTATTAAGTATTGTGCGAATTTAATTTGGAACAAGGAAGTAGCAAAAGATTAA
- a CDS encoding metal ABC transporter solute-binding protein, Zn/Mn family translates to MRKLGLISVALLAALLTACGNNTSTKTDGTLNIYTTIYPLQYFTERIAGKHADVTAIIPPGADAHTFEPSTKDMVKISDGDAFIYNKSKSDEFSSSVADTLKEEKVPVIDAANGIAFAHMEEHEESEKEHDHGAYDPHIWLDPVLAQQMSDNIYHQLVKLKPEAKKDFKKNHDQLIKDLQALDAQFKEKVKKAPKDTFIVSHAAYGYWAERYGLKQIAISGLSPAHEPTQHQIQNIIEYTNKENIKYILFEANVNNKVAATIKKETGTKSLTLQNIETLTKKDMKKKRDYLSIMYDNIDTLSKALQ, encoded by the coding sequence ATGCGAAAACTAGGATTAATAAGTGTCGCATTACTAGCAGCTTTACTTACAGCATGCGGTAACAACACATCAACTAAAACGGACGGAACATTGAACATATATACAACGATATACCCTCTTCAATACTTTACAGAGAGAATCGCTGGAAAACATGCAGATGTAACTGCCATTATTCCACCCGGTGCAGATGCACATACATTTGAACCTTCTACAAAAGATATGGTAAAAATATCAGACGGTGATGCGTTTATATACAACAAATCCAAATCAGATGAATTTTCCTCTTCAGTAGCTGATACACTTAAAGAAGAAAAAGTTCCAGTAATTGATGCAGCAAATGGGATTGCCTTTGCTCATATGGAAGAGCATGAGGAGAGCGAAAAAGAGCACGATCATGGTGCATATGATCCACACATTTGGCTAGACCCTGTACTCGCACAGCAAATGTCTGACAATATCTATCATCAACTCGTAAAACTAAAACCTGAAGCAAAGAAGGATTTCAAAAAAAATCATGACCAGTTAATAAAAGACTTGCAAGCTTTAGATGCTCAATTTAAAGAAAAAGTGAAAAAAGCTCCAAAAGATACTTTTATCGTTTCACATGCTGCATATGGTTATTGGGCAGAAAGATACGGTTTAAAGCAGATCGCCATCAGTGGACTTTCACCTGCTCACGAACCGACACAGCATCAAATCCAGAACATTATTGAATACACCAACAAAGAAAACATAAAATACATCTTATTCGAAGCCAACGTCAATAACAAAGTGGCTGCTACCATCAAAAAAGAAACAGGAACAAAAAGCTTGACCCTTCAAAACATAGAGACCTTAACAAAAAAAGACATGAAGAAGAAACGCGATTATTTATCCATTATGTACGATAATATCGATACATTATCAAAAGCACTTCAATAA
- a CDS encoding ABC transporter ATP-binding protein — protein sequence MKEAKKSNRFRYSSEQVIEKPFNWGQVIRLFGYMKPYGKDLLPKAFIAMLVSTAVRLAVPVFIGVLTFDHAIKNKDTSLLIKLIIAIFGLYLISWGANTLRIRWMNYLGQYVIYDIRQHLFRHIQRLSHRFFDQRSAGSILVRIINDVNSLQDLFTNGVINVLMDVIMLFGIIVIMFVYSPELTLAIMVILPLMFFISTSLRRKIRRSWQIVRIRQSKLNSHLNESIQGIRVTKSYTQEKENMNFFNSINHENFESWRDATRQNAMFRPFVEMSNAIGTAILLWYGSHLIQGGSLDIGVFVTFAFYLGMFWEPISRLGQVYNQLLVGMASSERIFEFLDEKPNVAEREDAHTFDRIKGDIEFKNVEFSYDDKRKALKGINLKMYAGQTVALVGHTGSGKTTIANLVSRFYDPTSGQVEIDGVNLKDASLGSLREKVSVVLQDTFIFSGTIQDNIRFGRPDATNEEVQEAAKAVGAHAFIEKLSNGYETEVEERGNVLSVGERQLLSFARALLADPDILILDEATASIDTESELKIQKALKTLLHGRTAIIIAHRLSTIREADNIVVLDHGEIIEQGNHAELMDKEGVYYQLVVSQFKMLDAI from the coding sequence ATGAAAGAAGCTAAAAAATCAAACAGGTTCCGTTATTCCTCTGAACAAGTTATCGAGAAACCTTTTAACTGGGGGCAGGTTATTCGTTTGTTTGGTTATATGAAGCCCTATGGGAAAGACTTGCTGCCCAAAGCATTCATTGCCATGCTTGTATCTACAGCTGTACGGCTTGCAGTTCCAGTTTTCATAGGGGTATTAACTTTTGACCATGCCATTAAAAATAAAGACACATCACTGTTGATCAAACTCATTATTGCTATATTTGGGCTTTACCTTATTTCATGGGGAGCCAATACGCTTAGAATCCGATGGATGAACTATCTTGGCCAATATGTGATCTATGATATACGCCAGCATCTGTTCAGGCATATCCAGCGGCTGTCACATCGTTTTTTTGATCAGCGTTCCGCAGGTTCTATACTGGTCAGAATTATTAATGACGTAAATTCTCTTCAGGATTTATTTACGAATGGTGTCATTAATGTTCTGATGGATGTGATCATGCTGTTTGGTATTATTGTGATCATGTTTGTGTATAGTCCCGAACTCACATTGGCGATCATGGTGATCTTGCCTTTAATGTTCTTCATATCAACAAGCCTTAGAAGAAAAATCAGACGTTCTTGGCAAATCGTTCGAATCAGACAATCAAAGCTGAATTCCCATTTGAATGAAAGTATTCAAGGCATACGAGTGACAAAGTCATACACACAAGAAAAAGAGAATATGAACTTTTTTAACAGCATCAATCACGAGAATTTTGAAAGCTGGAGGGACGCAACGAGGCAAAACGCCATGTTCCGTCCATTTGTGGAAATGTCGAATGCTATAGGGACAGCGATTCTATTATGGTACGGTTCTCATTTGATTCAAGGCGGCTCTCTAGATATAGGAGTTTTCGTTACTTTTGCATTTTACTTAGGCATGTTTTGGGAGCCGATATCGAGATTGGGCCAGGTTTATAATCAGCTGCTGGTCGGAATGGCTTCCTCAGAACGAATCTTTGAGTTTTTAGATGAAAAGCCAAACGTAGCTGAAAGAGAAGATGCTCACACGTTTGACCGAATTAAGGGAGATATTGAATTCAAAAACGTTGAATTTTCTTATGATGACAAACGAAAAGCATTAAAAGGAATCAACTTGAAAATGTATGCAGGACAGACGGTTGCATTAGTCGGTCATACAGGATCTGGAAAAACGACAATCGCTAATTTGGTCAGCCGATTCTATGATCCAACAAGCGGGCAGGTAGAGATTGACGGTGTGAACTTAAAAGATGCCAGCTTGGGCAGCCTTCGGGAAAAAGTCAGTGTGGTTCTGCAAGACACTTTCATTTTTTCAGGGACCATTCAGGACAATATCCGCTTTGGAAGACCTGATGCAACGAATGAAGAAGTTCAAGAAGCTGCAAAAGCAGTAGGAGCGCATGCTTTTATTGAAAAACTGTCGAACGGATATGAAACAGAAGTTGAGGAACGCGGAAATGTTCTTTCTGTTGGAGAAAGGCAGCTGCTTTCCTTTGCAAGAGCGCTTTTGGCAGATCCTGATATTTTGATTTTGGATGAAGCTACTGCAAGTATAGATACGGAATCCGAACTGAAAATCCAAAAAGCATTGAAGACACTGCTGCATGGAAGAACTGCGATTATCATCGCACACCGGCTTTCTACAATCCGTGAGGCAGATAATATAGTGGTCCTCGATCATGGTGAAATTATCGAACAAGGAAACCATGCTGAACTGATGGACAAAGAAGGAGTATATTATCAGTTGGTTGTATCACAATTCAAAATGCTTGATGCAATTTAA
- a CDS encoding ABC transporter ATP-binding protein: protein MDTFRRLKDFYWPYRKYFYWSILTLLFVSCITVVYPMVLQFTIDEIIFNGEYNYVPYVAIGFIVLMALKGAATYCTQYYGDLFGISSVFQLRESLYEKLQFMPFNYYDNAKTGDLMSRLTADVEGFRFFLSFGFSQLINFGLIIALSLSVMFYYSIPLAIITLCMLPFLTIAVYKFDKEVHPAFRGIRKSMANLNTKVQENISGINTVKSLSREDFEIGKFNHSNEDYKSQFLYTSHIWAKYFPVMELIGNLSVVLLLAYGGYLVIQGDLTAGELVAFFSLVWYIMGPIMNLGFVMNTFSQSKASGERLLEILDEPLEMNEEERVINNVRLNGDVVFENVTHQYKNETKTALKDVSFSAEQGQTIGLIGATGSGKTSITQLISRFYKPKSGTIFIDGKPIQEYALRSLRKNIGTVLQESFLFSSTIKDNISYGNPHADMEKIIEAAKRAQAHDFIMELPDGYETVLGERGLGLSGGQKQRISIARAILIDPSILILDDATSAVDMETEFKIQKAFREVMKGRTTFIIAHRISSVKHADEILVLEEGSIVERGTHEELIGNDDGHYRRIYDIQYQDKEKVFQKNGQGA, encoded by the coding sequence TTGGATACATTTAGGAGATTAAAAGACTTTTATTGGCCATATCGAAAATATTTTTACTGGTCGATTCTAACGTTGCTCTTTGTATCATGTATTACGGTTGTTTATCCAATGGTGCTGCAATTTACCATTGACGAAATTATTTTTAATGGGGAGTACAACTATGTTCCATATGTAGCTATCGGGTTTATCGTACTAATGGCTCTAAAAGGAGCAGCTACATATTGCACGCAATATTATGGAGATCTGTTTGGAATCAGTTCTGTATTCCAGCTTCGTGAATCTCTGTACGAGAAATTGCAGTTTATGCCGTTCAATTACTACGACAATGCAAAAACGGGCGATTTAATGTCACGGCTAACCGCAGATGTTGAAGGATTCCGTTTCTTTCTTTCATTTGGATTTTCACAACTCATCAACTTTGGTCTCATCATCGCATTAAGCTTATCCGTTATGTTCTACTATTCAATTCCTTTAGCGATCATTACGCTTTGTATGCTCCCCTTCTTAACAATCGCCGTGTATAAGTTTGATAAAGAAGTACATCCTGCCTTCCGAGGTATCCGAAAATCTATGGCAAATCTTAACACGAAAGTTCAAGAAAACATAAGCGGGATCAATACGGTCAAATCACTTTCGAGAGAAGATTTTGAGATTGGTAAATTCAATCATTCGAATGAAGACTATAAATCTCAATTTCTGTATACCTCTCATATTTGGGCAAAATATTTTCCGGTTATGGAACTGATCGGCAACTTATCTGTCGTACTTCTATTAGCCTACGGTGGATACTTAGTTATCCAGGGAGATCTTACCGCGGGAGAACTCGTAGCCTTTTTCAGTCTTGTCTGGTATATCATGGGACCCATCATGAACTTAGGTTTCGTTATGAATACGTTTTCTCAATCGAAGGCATCTGGTGAAAGATTGCTAGAGATCTTAGATGAACCGCTTGAGATGAACGAGGAAGAGCGGGTGATCAATAATGTACGTCTAAATGGCGATGTTGTTTTTGAAAACGTTACCCATCAATATAAAAACGAGACCAAAACAGCGTTAAAAGATGTATCTTTCTCGGCAGAACAAGGGCAGACGATAGGTTTGATTGGAGCAACAGGCTCTGGTAAAACTTCGATCACACAGCTGATTTCCAGATTTTATAAGCCAAAATCAGGAACGATATTTATCGATGGAAAACCAATTCAAGAATACGCTTTGCGTTCCTTGAGAAAAAATATCGGAACCGTACTGCAGGAGTCTTTCTTATTTTCATCTACTATTAAGGATAATATTTCTTATGGAAACCCACATGCAGATATGGAGAAAATTATTGAAGCTGCCAAGCGTGCACAGGCACATGATTTTATTATGGAACTGCCAGACGGGTATGAGACAGTACTTGGAGAAAGAGGACTCGGCCTTTCTGGTGGCCAGAAGCAGCGAATCTCAATTGCCCGCGCGATACTCATTGATCCAAGCATTCTGATTTTAGACGATGCAACAAGTGCAGTAGACATGGAAACTGAATTTAAAATTCAAAAAGCATTCAGAGAAGTAATGAAAGGCAGAACAACATTCATCATTGCGCACCGTATTTCATCTGTAAAACATGCTGATGAAATTTTGGTTCTTGAAGAAGGTTCTATCGTGGAGAGAGGAACACATGAGGAGCTAATCGGAAATGATGATGGTCATTATCGGCGCATTTACGATATTCAATATCAAGATAAAGAAAAAGTCTTTCAAAAAAACGGACAGGGGGCGTGA
- a CDS encoding copper resistance protein CopC: MIKKVLSFLLLFVFVIQLPVSVFAHSELESAQPSEGEKVTTDLEVLVLTFSTKIESLSTMKLKNGNKEIPLQISNEDNQMTGKMTKPLKNGTYTVEYRIIGADSHVIEGDYTFSVDRPTQKETEEKAEAKLPKQENGDEQTAHKHENKPSNPKYFAPLTIVLVLLIAVGSFLVFRKRS, from the coding sequence ATGATTAAAAAGGTATTATCCTTTCTTTTATTATTTGTATTTGTAATTCAATTGCCAGTTTCCGTATTTGCGCACTCTGAGCTAGAATCTGCTCAGCCATCAGAAGGAGAAAAAGTTACGACGGATCTTGAAGTATTGGTTTTAACTTTTTCTACAAAAATCGAATCATTAAGTACGATGAAACTTAAAAATGGAAATAAGGAAATTCCACTTCAAATTAGCAATGAAGATAATCAGATGACTGGAAAAATGACGAAGCCGCTCAAAAATGGCACTTACACAGTTGAATATCGAATAATTGGTGCCGATAGCCATGTGATTGAAGGGGATTATACCTTTTCTGTAGACAGACCGACCCAGAAGGAAACAGAAGAAAAAGCAGAAGCGAAATTGCCCAAGCAAGAAAATGGCGATGAACAGACAGCTCATAAACATGAAAATAAACCGAGTAATCCCAAATACTTTGCGCCGTTAACAATTGTATTAGTATTATTAATCGCTGTTGGATCATTTTTGGTTTTTAGAAAAAGAAGCTAA
- a CDS encoding YjcZ family sporulation protein: protein MGSSHGNAFALIVVLFILLIIVGAAFVCC, encoded by the coding sequence ATGGGTTCAAGTCATGGTAATGCTTTTGCATTAATTGTCGTGTTGTTTATTCTTTTGATTATTGTGGGTGCAGCTTTCGTTTGCTGCTAA
- a CDS encoding penicillin-binding protein 2, whose amino-acid sequence MVTKVDPEKKKKKAQIPFRLNVLFLFVFLLFSILVLRLGVLQIVNGEEKRLESEAVEEVIAKKEAPRGKLLDSNFREIVGNEPFFSLTYTKTVDTKTEDTMRIAKWLSDTLGVTEEQIKKITMRDKKDYFIAKHDIKELMEERLSKQEKKRSDKEQYKALVNTISEEEVNNLSDKDIKILAYKRAMETGYAYSAQRVKTRLNEKEISVISENLANLPGIDIMADSERIYPYGDSAIFGSVKQIPKDSMGYFISREYDRSDQVGVSGLEEQYQEVLRGTKEKAVYLTNPKNGKTIGEPKTIPGQRGKDIVLTLDMELQFRLERILEEELLKAKSLPGNELLSSAYIVMMNPKTGEVKGIAGKKYKNGKFINDEYGALYNSYEIGSTIKGATVLMGLQKGLIYPGQVIVDKPFTKKGLNKSSWKNMGPITDLDALKMSSNVYMFNIMDRMIGPEHWTETYDKARYMYNQFGLGVKTGIDFPNEATGYQGTPIPGENGTLYDMAIGQFDTYTTMQMVQYVSTIANGGYRVKPQLVKEIREPSTSDEHEGKLIKRFEPEILNRIEVDDKYIDRVKKGFWQVMHAPHGTAKGYFDDEEKYHNPSGKTGTAQRIFKNPRTGQLIEKHNLTLVGYAPSDNPEIAFAVVVPEGTPMNGFQRINKFIGQRGLEAYWELKKEYGSSAETIAADANKSKKEDDDSAH is encoded by the coding sequence ATGGTAACGAAAGTGGATCCAGAAAAAAAGAAGAAAAAAGCACAAATACCCTTTCGTTTAAATGTCTTGTTTTTATTTGTCTTTTTACTATTTTCAATTCTTGTTTTACGACTGGGTGTTCTGCAGATTGTAAATGGAGAAGAAAAACGACTTGAGTCTGAAGCCGTAGAAGAAGTTATTGCTAAAAAGGAAGCGCCGCGGGGCAAACTGCTCGATAGCAATTTCCGAGAGATTGTAGGAAACGAACCTTTCTTTTCCTTAACGTATACGAAAACAGTCGATACGAAAACAGAAGACACGATGAGAATTGCGAAATGGCTGTCAGATACATTAGGCGTTACTGAAGAACAAATAAAGAAAATTACGATGCGGGATAAAAAAGATTACTTTATCGCAAAACATGACATCAAAGAATTAATGGAAGAACGATTAAGTAAACAAGAAAAGAAACGTAGCGATAAAGAACAATATAAAGCGCTAGTAAATACGATTTCTGAAGAAGAAGTTAATAATCTTTCCGATAAGGATATAAAAATTCTTGCTTATAAAAGGGCGATGGAAACGGGTTATGCATATTCGGCCCAGCGAGTTAAAACAAGGTTGAATGAGAAAGAAATCTCTGTAATCTCGGAAAACCTGGCAAACCTTCCGGGCATCGATATCATGGCGGATTCAGAGCGGATATATCCATATGGAGATTCAGCAATATTTGGATCTGTTAAGCAAATCCCTAAAGACAGTATGGGGTATTTCATTAGCAGGGAATATGACAGAAGTGATCAGGTCGGTGTCAGTGGCTTAGAGGAACAATACCAGGAAGTTCTAAGAGGAACAAAAGAAAAAGCCGTATACTTAACGAACCCGAAAAACGGAAAGACGATTGGTGAACCAAAAACCATTCCTGGTCAAAGAGGAAAAGATATTGTACTTACGCTGGACATGGAACTGCAATTCCGATTAGAGCGTATTTTAGAAGAAGAGTTATTAAAAGCGAAATCACTGCCAGGGAACGAACTTCTTTCATCCGCTTATATCGTTATGATGAATCCGAAAACGGGTGAAGTAAAGGGAATTGCGGGGAAAAAATATAAAAACGGCAAATTTATTAATGATGAATACGGTGCCTTATATAATTCATATGAAATAGGATCAACAATTAAAGGTGCCACTGTATTAATGGGCTTGCAAAAAGGCCTCATCTATCCAGGACAAGTTATTGTGGATAAACCCTTTACAAAAAAGGGATTAAATAAGTCTTCCTGGAAAAACATGGGTCCCATTACAGACTTAGATGCTTTAAAAATGTCTTCGAACGTCTATATGTTCAATATTATGGACCGCATGATTGGCCCTGAACATTGGACAGAAACCTATGATAAAGCCCGATATATGTATAATCAATTCGGACTTGGCGTAAAAACGGGAATTGATTTTCCTAATGAAGCTACTGGCTATCAGGGAACACCGATTCCAGGAGAAAATGGTACATTGTACGATATGGCGATCGGTCAGTTTGATACGTATACGACGATGCAGATGGTTCAATATGTATCAACCATTGCAAACGGCGGATATCGTGTAAAACCGCAGCTAGTAAAAGAAATTCGCGAGCCAAGTACAAGTGATGAACATGAGGGTAAACTAATAAAGCGTTTTGAACCTGAAATATTAAATAGAATTGAAGTTGATGATAAGTATATTGACAGGGTTAAGAAAGGCTTCTGGCAAGTAATGCATGCACCGCACGGAACGGCAAAAGGGTATTTTGATGACGAAGAGAAATATCACAATCCGTCGGGAAAAACAGGTACAGCACAAAGGATATTCAAAAACCCGCGAACGGGACAATTGATTGAAAAACACAATCTAACATTAGTGGGGTATGCGCCATCTGATAACCCTGAAATTGCTTTTGCGGTTGTTGTTCCTGAAGGTACCCCTATGAACGGATTCCAACGCATCAATAAGTTCATCGGACAGCGTGGATTGGAAGCATATTGGGAACTGAAAAAAGAGTACGGATCCAGTGCAGAAACGATAGCAGCAGACGCTAACAAATCCAAAAAAGAAGATGATGACTCAGCACATTGA
- a CDS encoding ABC-2 family transporter protein, translating into MVYWILLQKSFMRNLQYKVAHLINNAASAIFGFVFIAIWTGVLQGKEQNSPYGVLDMTYYIAAVQCILWVSGFLTAGLNIQNGVRNGAISLELVRPTNFFLYVTSQEAGRLVYNFFFRSVPIGLVFAITVGFYVPQQMPTYLFLCLSIFLAIIISINLHYLVGISACWTTEISWAHFVNFTLLAGLGGQFVPIDFLPAPLSAITQYLPFASAIYYPVMIFLEKTSSHVIFIQLFWTVALTLLNLWLTERARQKLEIQGG; encoded by the coding sequence ATGGTTTATTGGATTCTATTACAAAAAAGTTTTATGCGGAATTTGCAGTATAAGGTAGCTCACCTCATAAATAATGCGGCTAGTGCGATCTTTGGGTTTGTGTTTATCGCGATCTGGACAGGCGTTTTGCAAGGCAAGGAACAGAACAGTCCATATGGAGTTTTGGACATGACCTACTACATTGCTGCTGTTCAATGTATCCTCTGGGTTTCAGGTTTTTTAACTGCGGGACTCAATATTCAAAATGGGGTGCGCAACGGCGCCATTTCGTTGGAACTTGTTCGACCAACTAACTTTTTTCTATATGTTACCTCTCAAGAAGCCGGACGGCTCGTTTATAACTTCTTCTTTCGCTCGGTCCCGATCGGACTCGTATTTGCCATAACTGTTGGCTTTTATGTACCGCAGCAAATGCCGACCTATCTTTTCTTATGTTTATCGATCTTTCTTGCTATTATTATCTCAATCAATCTGCACTATCTTGTCGGTATAAGTGCCTGCTGGACGACCGAAATATCATGGGCTCACTTCGTCAACTTCACTCTTTTAGCAGGGCTGGGCGGGCAGTTTGTTCCCATTGATTTCCTTCCAGCGCCGCTTTCGGCAATAACCCAATACTTGCCCTTTGCTAGTGCAATCTACTATCCAGTCATGATTTTTCTCGAAAAAACTTCAAGTCATGTTATTTTTATTCAGTTATTTTGGACGGTGGCTTTAACCCTTTTAAATCTTTGGTTAACGGAAAGAGCACGTCAAAAACTCGAGATTCAAGGAGGTTAA